A window from Mya arenaria isolate MELC-2E11 chromosome 9, ASM2691426v1 encodes these proteins:
- the LOC128203531 gene encoding uncharacterized protein LOC128203531, which translates to MFLRRKIKALVFIIGVVAIVLVFGRVFDYVMLEFIFVSHANGHQCKHCLESEPPSEIPRHLHQVFFFETSDTVPENLVRARDTCLGANPGYRYTLWNKTSINELIDQYYPDVRRLYDSYDHWVKRADVARYLVVHHMGGWYLDMDIECKKGFDILRDKAKMKHHSIVVRRTEPVGFSNDFIGASPRHSFMAEVISSLLKANIWFVFPYPSTVLVTGPTYFWGRYLHFTRHDQFLILSNYTEYLGLIHGSSWHSWDGIIIWYFFNRAGFLILLILLALGVLGFFVYRRKLRSIRTRLDFNKNWLRLDTEKRHVY; encoded by the exons ATGTTTCTAAGGAGGAAGATAAAAGCTCTTGTGTTCATAATAGGTGTGGTGGCGATTGTACTAGTCTTTGGTCGAGTGTTTGATTATGTTATGCTGGAATTTATATTCGTGTCCCACGCCAACGGCCACCAGTGCAAACATTGTTTAGAGTCGGAACCTCCATCAGAAATACCACGTCATTTACACCAG gTATTCTTTTTCGAGACCAGCGATACTGTACCGGAAAATCTAGTCCGTGCCCGTGACACTTGTCTTGGTGCCAACCCCGGTTACCGGTACACTCTCTGGAACAAGACAAGCATCAACGAGCTCATAGACCAGTATTATCCGGATGTCCGACGTCTGTATGACAGTTATGATCACTGGGTAAAGAGGGCGGATGTGGCACGGTACCTTGTCGTTCACCATATGGGAGGATGGTACCTTGATATGGACATCGAGTGCAAGAAAGG TTTTGACATTCTCCGCGACAAGGCCAAAATGAAGCACCACTCCATCGTCGTTCGTCGCACTGAACCAGTTGGCTTCTCGAATGATTTTATCGGTGCTTCCCCTCGCCATTCCTTTATGGCAGAGGTCATATCTTCCCTTCTTAAAGCGAACATATGGTTCGTGTTTCCCTACCCGTCCACAGTCCTAGTTACAG GCCCAACGTACTTCTGGGGCCGATATCTTCACTTTACGAGGCATGACCAGTTTCTGATACTCTCCAACTACACCGAATACTTAGGTCTGATACACGGATCCTCCTGGCATTCCTGGGATGGAATAATCATCTGGTACTTCTTCAATAG GGCTGGCTTTCTGATTCTCCTCATCCTGTTAGCGTTGGGCGTTCTCGGGTTTTTCGTGTATCGACGTAAATTACGGTCGATTAGGACACGACTTGATTTCAACAAGAATTGGCTGAGACTCGACACAGAAAAGCGTCACGTCTACtga